In Sulfitobacter sp. LCG007, the sequence TGTCGCGGGCGATGGCCCCGCATGCGCCGGACCTGATCTGCCTCGCCGGCTTCATGCGCAAGCTGACGGCCGGTTTTGTCGAGCCATGGGCGGGGAGAATGCTCAATATCCATCCCTCCCTGCTGCCGAAATACCGTGGCCTCAACACACATGCGCGCGCGCTCGAGGCGGGCGATGAGGCGCATGGATGCACGGTCCATCAGGTCACCGCGGCACTGGACGACGGGCCGGTCCTTGGGCAGGCCAGGGTGCCGGTGCTGGACGGCGACACGCCCGAACTTCTGGCCGCGCGCGTGCTCATGATGGAGCACCGGCTATACCCCGCGGTGCTCAGGCGCTTCGTTTCCGGAGAAGCGTTGCCCGTGTTTCTGGAGGATTGAGCTTCACTTCTGGTCAATCAGGAAATGCTCGTGTAGCACGGTATGGACCGGGCGATCCGGACCGAAGACAGTGGTTTTGAATGAAGACAATAACCTCGACCGAAGAATTGGCCGAATTCTGCCGCGCGGCGGCGCGACATGACTACGTTACCGTGGACACTGAATTTCTCCGCGAACGTACCTACTACTCGAAATTGTGCCTGATCCAGTTGGCCATGCCGGGCGTGGACGACGACACGGCGGTTCTTGTGGATCCGCTTGCTGCGGAGCTGTCGCTGGAACCGCTCTACACGCTTTTCCGCGATACCTCCGTGACCAAGGTCTTCCACGCGGCGCGGCAGGATCTTGAGATTTTCTTCGTCGATGCCGGCATCTTCCCCGAACCGCTCTTCGACACGCAGGTCGCGGCGATGGTCTGCGGCTTCGGCGAGCAGGTCGGCTACGAAACGCTCGTGCGCCGCATCGCCAAGGAGTCGCTGGACAAGACATCGCGCTTCACCGACTGGTCGCGCCGGCCGCTGACGGAGGCGCAGAAGACCTACGCGCTGGCCGATGTCACGCATCTGCGCGTGATCTACGAGTACCTCTCGGCCAAGCTCGAGGAATCCGGCCGCAGCCGTTGGGTACAGGAGGAACTGAAAGTCCTAACCAGTCCCGCGACATATGTGACGGAACCCCGCGAGGCATGGCAGCGGATCAAGACACGCACGAATTCGCCCAAGTTCCTTGCCATCGTCCGCGAACTTGCCGCCTTCCGCGAAGAGTTCGCACAGGCGCGCAACATTCCGCGCAGCCGGGTCTTCAAGGATGATGCCCTGGTCGAGCTTGCCTCCAACAAGCCGAAGTCCCTGGACGAGCTGGGGCGGTCGCGGCTGCTGCTGCGCGATGCCCGGCGCGGCGATATCGCCGAGGGCATCCTGAAGGCGATCAAGGCCGGGGTGGAGTGCCCGCCGAAGGACATGCCGGCGGTGGACCGGTCGTACGACAAGCTGCAAGTCAACCCGGCCCTCGCGGATCTCCTGCGGGTCCTGCTCAAGGCGAAGACCGAAAGTTCGGGAGTCGCGGCGAAGCTCATCGCGACGGCGTCGGATCTCGACCTGATCGCGGCTGGCCTGCGCGACATTCCCGCGCTCAGTGGCTGGCGCCGCGAGGTCTTCGGCGAGGATGCGCTTCGACTTTGCGCGGGGCGCATCGCACTGGGTGCTTCCGGGACCGACGTCAGGATCGTCGAACTCTGAGCGCGCCGGTCAGCGGCTCGAGACGCGGGCGTTCTGGATCCCTTCGACCCGTATCGTCCTTACTCCGCTCAGCATCTGGTTCGTCACCTTGCGCGCCGCGGTGACCTCGCGCGAGGCGACGGTTCCTTGGGTGCGCACCTCGGGATCGCGCACGCCTTCGAGGCGATAGACCAGCACCCCGTTGACCGGTCCCTCGTCTTCGGTCACCGGAGTCAGCCGCACGTCGTACACGCCCTGGAGAAGCGTGATTCCAGTCGCGCGCACGATCGCGCCGCCCGGAACCTGATCGACCTTCAGATCCGAGATCGCCTCGACTGGCGTACCGGCATAGACCTCGACCTCGTCGCGTCTTCCGCCGCCCAGCAGGCCGGTGCTTGTGGGGATCAGGGGATTGACCTCCGCGGGCGCCTGCACGGTCCTGACGGATTTCGACCGCCCGAACCAGTTGGCCGGGTTGAGCTTGGTGCTGCAGGCCGAAACCAGCGTTGCCGATACGAGAAGGACGGTAAGGGTGGTGCGCATGGGGCCTGCCGAGATACTGCTCCTGCCGAGACCTAACCCATCGTCGGTGCCTTGAAAAGCGCCAAGGGTCTGGACCTTCGGGGCAGGGGGGCCTACCTCTGGCGCTCAACCGCCCGGGAGACAACATGGCAAGCCCCGCATTCGAAGAGCTGGTCGAGGATTTCGAGTTCCTGGAGGACTGGGAAGAGCGCTACCGCCTCGTCATCGAGGAGGGGAAGGCCATGGAAGGGCTGCCCGACGCGCTGAAGGTGCCCGCCACCAAGGTGGACGGCTGCGCGAGCCAGGTCTGGCTGCATGCGCGCACGGAAGGCGGGGTTCTGGAATTCGACGGCGAAAGCGATGCGATGATCGTGAACGGGCTGATTGCCGTGCTGCGCAAGCTCTACAACGGTCTGCCTCTGCAACAGGCGCTCGAGGTCGATGCACGGGCCGAGCTTGCAAGGCTCGGCCTCAACGATCACCTGTCGGCGCAGCGCTCGAACGGTCTGCGCGCCATGATCGAAAGGCTGCGCAGCGTCGTGGCCGAGGCCGCCTGAGCGGAGCCGGCCGCAGGTCTGCCGAAACATGCGCGCCGCCGTCAGAGCCTGCCGAGCGCGGTGGCAAGGTCGCCATAGCCGGTGAAGCGTCGCTCGAACGCCAGACCGAGCCGGTCGGCGCAGGTACGGGCTTTCTCGGTCAGGGCGGGGTCGTCGGTCTGCGCCTGGTAGACGAGCTTGTCATAACTGGCGAAGTACATCTCGCGAAGTTCCGGATGGCGATCGAGACCCATGGGGCGCATCACGAAGGCATCGAACTGCCGAACCAGGAAGTCGGTCAGATAAAAGGTGCCCATTTCCGAGTCCGAATGCTCGGCGAAGCGTTCGTTTCCTTCGAAGAAACTGTAGCAATGCGGCCCCGCGATCATCTCGACGCCCATCTCCCGGCAGGCCGCCTCGAGCAGCCCGCCGGTGCCGCAATCCGCATAGGCCACGAATATCGTGTCGTAGCTGTCGCGATAGGTCGCGACGGTCTCGCGCACGGCCTCGGTGATCTTGTCGGGGTGAAGATGCAGTTTTGCGGGCAGGCAGGTCAGGTCGAGATGGGTCCACCCATTGGCTGCGCAGAGATCCAGGATCTCGCGCGCAAGCGCGCCGCAGGCCACAAGCAGGATCCGGCCCCGACGTTGCGGCGCCAGTCCGGTCTCTGTCAGTGTCGCGGCATCGGGTGCGATGTCAGTCTTGCCTGTCACATTTCTGACCATTGCGTGTCCCGTCGCAGCAATTGTTGCGCGGTCCGGAGAGAGGGTTCAGATATTCCGGTGTCCGGGGCCGCGACCCCATCGTTCAGGAACTTCACCATATGGCCAGATCATACGCAACCTCCGCCGGAAACCGGCTTCCTGCGCTGAATTCCGCCACCCTTGGTCTCATGTTCGTTTCCGGTTTCTTTGCGACCATGGCCTTCGACTTCTGGGGGCAGATCGTCAGCCCCGGACTTGGCTGGGCCAACCTCTCGCCGCACGGTCTCGCGAAGAGCCTGCTGGGATCTTTCGGACTGCCGAACGGGGACTTCGCGGGCTACTTCATGCATTTCTACCTTGTCGGCCTGATCGGATATCCTGTGGGCTGGCTCTTCATCTTCCGGCCCTGCTGGGACGCGGTCGTCGGCCAGAGGGGCTGGCTGTTGCCAGCGGCGATCTACGGCTTCGGGCTATGGCTTTTCGCCATCGGCGGCATCACCGCGATCGCCGGACTGCCGCTTTTCCTCGGCTTTACCGGGATCGCATGGGTCGCACTTGTCGGACATGTGCTTTACGGCATCGTGCTGGTCGCCGTGATGCGCCTGATGCGGCGCGCCTGAGCCGGGCCGGGCAGGGTCCCGGTCAGGCCGTTCGGCGGTTGTGCATGCGGCCGACGAACTCCTTGGCGGTCTCGACCGCCACGGCGGCATCGCGGCAATACGCGTCGGCGCCGATGGCCTTGCCGAATTCCTCGTTCAGCGGCGCCCCGCCCACAAGCACGATGTAGTCGTCGCGGATGCCCTGTTCGACCATGGTGTCGATGACCACCTTCATGTAGGGCATCGTCGTCGTCAGCAGGGCAGACATTCCGAGGATCTCGGGCTTTTCGCGTTCGAGCGCCTCAAGGTACTTTTCGACCGCGTTGTTGATGCCCAGGTCCACGACCTCGAAGCCCGCGCCCTCCATCATCATCGCGACGAGGTTCTTTCCGATGTCGTGAATGTCGCCCTTGACGGTTCCGATCACCATCTTGCCCACACGCGGCGCGCCCGTTTCGGCAAGCAGCGGCTTGAGGATCGCCATGCCCCCCTTCATCGCGTTCGCTGCAAGCAGCACCTCGGGGACGAAGAGGATCCCGTCGCGGAAGTCCGCACCGACGATCGTCATCCCCCCCACGAGCGCCTTGGTCAGGATGTCGTATGGCTCCCAGCCGCGTTCGAGCAGGATGTTGACCGCCTCTTCGATCTCTTCCTTGAGCCCGTCGTAGAGATCGTCGAACATCTGCTGGACAAGTTCGTCGTCGTCCAGTTCCGAGAGGATGATATCGTCATCGTCCGACATGGGTCTTCCTTCACTGCGCCGGGACCGGGATGTCCCCGATTGAATAACTTCTGACAGAACGCCGCGGCTTCACTAGGCGGTTTGCGACACCTCCAACGAGATGCGCGACGCGTCGATTCCTTCCTAAGCCGACCGTCTTGTACGGCACAAGCGCCCAAACGCGCCGGATTGTATATGTTCATGATATGTTCTATCTTGTTCGCATGGACATCGAACACAAGCGGCATCGTCTGAAGGGGCGCGGAACGGCCAGCAACGCAGCAGGACGGTTCGAGCCGCATCGGCGGGAGGCGGTCGATGACGGCTGGGAGGGGGACGGGGCGCCGCTGCCCGTGCTGCGCACGCAAGTCCGCGAGGAGCGGCCGCGCAGCGTCATCTCCTACAACGCGTCGCCCGATATCTCCTTCGACCGCTCGCTGAACGCCTATCGCGGTTGCGAGCATGGCTGCGTTTACTGTTTCGCGCGTCCGTCGCACGCCTATCTGGGGCTGTCGCCGGGACTGGATTTCGAGACCCGCCTCGTCGCGCGGCCCGGCGCGGCCGCCGTGCTGCGCAAGGAGATCGCGGCGCGGTCCTACAAGGTCGCCCCTCTGGCGATGGGAACGAACACGGATCCCTATCAGCCGATCGAGGCCGGGTACGCGATCACCCGCGCCTGTCTCGAGGTCCTGGCCGAAGCGGGCCATCCGGTTTCCGTCGTTACCAAGGGGACGCTGATCGAGCGCGATATCGACATCCTGTCGTCCATGGCCGCGCGCGGCCTTGCGCATGTGGGCATCTCCGTCACCACGCTCGACGCGCGTCTGTCGCGTCTGATGGAGCCGCGTGCACCGGCGCCGGCGCGGCGGCTGGCGACGATCGGGCGGCTTTCGTCGGCCGGCATCCCGGTGCGGGTCATGGCCGCTCCGATGATCCCGGCGTTCACCGATCCCGAGCTCGAGGCCATTCTCGCGGCGGGTCGGGCGGCAGGCGCGCAGGCGGCCAGCTGGATCATGCTGCGCCTGCCACTCGAGGTGTCGCCGCTGGTGCAGGAGTGGCTCGCGGCGCATTTTCCCGACCGTGCCGGACGGATCATGACCCGCCTGCGCGAAATGCACGGGGGGAAGGACTATGATGCGCGCTGGGGGCACCGCATGCGCGGAGAGGGTGCCTATGCCGAGATGGTCGGACGGCGCTTCGACATTGCCATCCGTCGCCTAGGTCTCGCGACGCGCATGCCGGCGCTGCGCTGCGATCTCTTTGTTCCGCCGCGCGCCGAGGGTGCGCAGCTTTCGCTTTTCTGATCCGCGCGGCCCTCGGCCCCGGTCTGATCCGCGCGGCGCTCAGCCGCGGTCGGATCCGCGCGGCGCTCAGCCGCGGCGGCGGCGTCCGCCACGGCGCGCGGCGCGCGATTCATCGGCGTCGTCGCCGGTCCCGTCATTGGCAGAGGAGAACGGCCCGAGACAGTCGACGATCTCCTCCAGCGTCGGGGCGCGATCCATGCTGCGGGTGTCCAGCGCCTCGCGCATGGAGCGCAGGTGTTCGGGCATCGTGCCACAACAGCCACCGATGATCGATGCGCCGCAGGCACGCGCCATCACCGCGTAATCTGCCATGAGTTCAGGCGTTCCGTCGTAGTGGATATGGCCCTCGACATATTTCGGGATGCCCGCATTGCCCTTGGCGATGACCGGCTTTTCCGGGCCCTGGGCGGTGAAGCCGAGCACGGTGCGCAGCAGGTCGGCGGCACCGGTCCCGCAATTCGCGCCGAAGGCGAGGGGAGGGTTGCCGAGCCCGTCGACCAGCTTGACCATGTCGGCGCTGGTGACGCCCATCATGGTGCGGCCCGCGGTGTCGAAGCTCATGGTGCCGCA encodes:
- the purN gene encoding phosphoribosylglycinamide formyltransferase → MTTRVAIFISGGGSNMLKLVESMTGDHPARPCLVLSNDASAGGLARADAMGIPTEVVSHQPFSGDRAAFEAELSRAMAPHAPDLICLAGFMRKLTAGFVEPWAGRMLNIHPSLLPKYRGLNTHARALEAGDEAHGCTVHQVTAALDDGPVLGQARVPVLDGDTPELLAARVLMMEHRLYPAVLRRFVSGEALPVFLED
- a CDS encoding DUF1638 domain-containing protein, with the translated sequence MAPDAATLTETGLAPQRRGRILLVACGALAREILDLCAANGWTHLDLTCLPAKLHLHPDKITEAVRETVATYRDSYDTIFVAYADCGTGGLLEAACREMGVEMIAGPHCYSFFEGNERFAEHSDSEMGTFYLTDFLVRQFDAFVMRPMGLDRHPELREMYFASYDKLVYQAQTDDPALTEKARTCADRLGLAFERRFTGYGDLATALGRL
- a CDS encoding SufE family protein: MASPAFEELVEDFEFLEDWEERYRLVIEEGKAMEGLPDALKVPATKVDGCASQVWLHARTEGGVLEFDGESDAMIVNGLIAVLRKLYNGLPLQQALEVDARAELARLGLNDHLSAQRSNGLRAMIERLRSVVAEAA
- a CDS encoding PA0069 family radical SAM protein; its protein translation is MDIEHKRHRLKGRGTASNAAGRFEPHRREAVDDGWEGDGAPLPVLRTQVREERPRSVISYNASPDISFDRSLNAYRGCEHGCVYCFARPSHAYLGLSPGLDFETRLVARPGAAAVLRKEIAARSYKVAPLAMGTNTDPYQPIEAGYAITRACLEVLAEAGHPVSVVTKGTLIERDIDILSSMAARGLAHVGISVTTLDARLSRLMEPRAPAPARRLATIGRLSSAGIPVRVMAAPMIPAFTDPELEAILAAGRAAGAQAASWIMLRLPLEVSPLVQEWLAAHFPDRAGRIMTRLREMHGGKDYDARWGHRMRGEGAYAEMVGRRFDIAIRRLGLATRMPALRCDLFVPPRAEGAQLSLF
- a CDS encoding corrinoid protein, encoding MSDDDDIILSELDDDELVQQMFDDLYDGLKEEIEEAVNILLERGWEPYDILTKALVGGMTIVGADFRDGILFVPEVLLAANAMKGGMAILKPLLAETGAPRVGKMVIGTVKGDIHDIGKNLVAMMMEGAGFEVVDLGINNAVEKYLEALEREKPEILGMSALLTTTMPYMKVVIDTMVEQGIRDDYIVLVGGAPLNEEFGKAIGADAYCRDAAVAVETAKEFVGRMHNRRTA
- the rnd gene encoding ribonuclease D; the encoded protein is MKTITSTEELAEFCRAAARHDYVTVDTEFLRERTYYSKLCLIQLAMPGVDDDTAVLVDPLAAELSLEPLYTLFRDTSVTKVFHAARQDLEIFFVDAGIFPEPLFDTQVAAMVCGFGEQVGYETLVRRIAKESLDKTSRFTDWSRRPLTEAQKTYALADVTHLRVIYEYLSAKLEESGRSRWVQEELKVLTSPATYVTEPREAWQRIKTRTNSPKFLAIVRELAAFREEFAQARNIPRSRVFKDDALVELASNKPKSLDELGRSRLLLRDARRGDIAEGILKAIKAGVECPPKDMPAVDRSYDKLQVNPALADLLRVLLKAKTESSGVAAKLIATASDLDLIAAGLRDIPALSGWRREVFGEDALRLCAGRIALGASGTDVRIVEL